In a single window of the Myxococcus stipitatus genome:
- a CDS encoding AAA family ATPase, which yields MKRIIHPPLDAHNRLRQPLTAGEQAVLLIFDQCLSPGWEIYIQPHLNGLRPDFVLLNPQVGIAVFEVKDWNLDAMRYFWTKDRNGVETLWAERDGKAFCIQADNPIPKVRLYRQEIYELYCPRLGYNSRPGRCDGWGAITAGVIFPFAAGSRVERLLAPFLPKRDEEDYARYAPITGTEAVAAADLRRIFPESQRAHSRLMTNALADDLRGWLVEPDFSSTQREPLMLDRRQRPLAETRTETGYRRIKGPAGSGKSLVLAARAARLMNEGKQVLVVTFNITLWHYLRDLMVRGIDSPQRMNNVCLMHFHYWCKHVCYEAGWDARYHHLVRGAVESSPGQRQVLLDDEIPALASEAVEQPGATKYDAILVDEGQDFHPHWWSALRKALVPGGEMMLVADATQDVYGTAKAWTDEVMQGAGFRGGWAQLDVSYRLPPAALKMAREFAQRFLPAETAQMPEPEQGDLNLYPCSLRWVQCDKADATSVCADELLALMRLTGRNGLANADITLLSEATSVGAKVSQLLEDRFRIRTLNTFSADNIEQRRQKMGFFMGDARVKATTLHSFKGWETRLLVIYVDAAADPKALALVYAGLTRLKRHTEGSWLTVVCSARELEAFGQTWPSYARLAVRRVNPGFGGG from the coding sequence ATGAAGAGGATTATCCATCCGCCGCTTGATGCGCATAACCGGCTTCGCCAGCCGCTGACTGCGGGCGAGCAGGCCGTGCTCTTGATCTTCGACCAATGCCTGTCGCCGGGGTGGGAGATTTACATCCAGCCCCATCTCAACGGGTTGCGCCCGGACTTCGTGCTGCTCAACCCGCAGGTGGGCATTGCTGTTTTCGAGGTCAAGGACTGGAACCTCGACGCGATGCGCTATTTCTGGACGAAGGATCGCAACGGGGTCGAGACGCTGTGGGCCGAGCGCGATGGCAAGGCGTTCTGTATCCAGGCGGACAACCCGATTCCAAAGGTCCGACTATACCGGCAGGAGATCTACGAGCTGTACTGCCCTCGGCTCGGCTACAACTCGCGCCCGGGCCGGTGCGACGGCTGGGGGGCGATCACCGCAGGCGTCATATTCCCGTTTGCCGCAGGCTCGCGCGTCGAGCGACTGCTTGCGCCCTTCCTGCCCAAGCGCGACGAGGAAGACTACGCGCGCTACGCGCCTATCACTGGGACGGAAGCGGTCGCCGCCGCCGACCTGCGGCGTATCTTCCCCGAATCACAGCGCGCGCACTCTCGGTTGATGACCAACGCCTTGGCCGATGACTTGCGCGGCTGGCTTGTAGAGCCGGACTTCTCGTCGACGCAGCGCGAGCCGTTGATGCTTGATCGCCGTCAGCGCCCGCTGGCGGAAACGCGCACCGAGACTGGCTACCGACGCATCAAAGGGCCCGCCGGCTCGGGCAAGTCGCTGGTGCTCGCCGCCCGGGCCGCACGGCTGATGAACGAAGGCAAGCAGGTGCTCGTGGTCACCTTCAACATCACGTTGTGGCACTACCTGCGCGACCTGATGGTCCGCGGCATCGACTCGCCGCAGCGCATGAACAACGTTTGCCTCATGCACTTCCACTATTGGTGCAAACACGTGTGCTACGAGGCCGGGTGGGATGCCCGCTACCACCATCTCGTGCGGGGGGCGGTCGAATCGTCCCCGGGGCAGCGGCAGGTCCTGCTCGACGACGAGATCCCGGCGCTGGCCAGTGAAGCCGTCGAGCAGCCCGGGGCCACAAAGTACGACGCGATCCTCGTCGACGAGGGTCAGGACTTCCACCCGCACTGGTGGAGCGCGCTGCGCAAGGCGCTCGTGCCCGGCGGCGAAATGATGCTGGTGGCCGACGCAACGCAGGACGTCTACGGTACGGCCAAGGCCTGGACCGACGAGGTCATGCAGGGCGCAGGGTTCCGAGGTGGGTGGGCACAGCTCGATGTCAGCTATCGGCTGCCGCCCGCGGCGCTGAAGATGGCACGCGAATTCGCGCAGCGATTCCTGCCGGCAGAAACCGCGCAGATGCCCGAGCCCGAGCAGGGCGACCTCAATCTGTACCCTTGCTCCCTGCGATGGGTGCAGTGCGACAAGGCCGATGCCACCAGCGTCTGCGCCGACGAACTCCTCGCGCTGATGAGGCTGACGGGCCGCAACGGCCTGGCCAATGCCGACATCACGCTGCTGAGCGAGGCCACGAGCGTCGGGGCTAAAGTGTCTCAGTTGCTGGAAGACCGATTCAGGATTCGCACGCTCAACACCTTCTCCGCCGACAACATCGAGCAGCGGCGCCAGAAGATGGGTTTCTTCATGGGCGACGCCCGCGTAAAGGCCACGACGCTGCACAGCTTCAAGGGCTGGGAGACGCGGCTGCTCGTCATCTACGTCGACGCCGCCGCCGACCCGAAGGCCCTCGCCTTGGTCTACGCCGGGCTGACGCGCCTCAAGCGCCACACGGAAGGCAGCTGGCTCACGGTCGTGTGTTCGGCGCGCGAGCTTGAGGCGTTCGGCCAGACTTGGCCGTCCTACGCTCGCCTCGCGGTGAGGAGAGTCAACCCTGGTTTTGGGGGCGGGTGA
- a CDS encoding helix-turn-helix transcriptional regulator, with the protein MPTAEDAPTKRGRSEVWTRGPTARAIKRELHRLGERLRELRLERGFTQEQAAEAIGVHPKHIIKMEQGAANVTVATLVAASAAFNVPLRDLFPDSDEEDTSNK; encoded by the coding sequence GTGCCTACAGCAGAGGATGCGCCCACCAAGCGCGGTCGTTCGGAGGTCTGGACGCGAGGCCCAACAGCCCGTGCCATCAAGCGAGAGTTGCACCGACTGGGGGAACGGCTCCGGGAGCTGCGGTTGGAGCGTGGGTTCACTCAGGAGCAGGCAGCCGAAGCCATCGGTGTCCACCCGAAGCACATCATCAAGATGGAGCAGGGGGCCGCAAACGTCACGGTGGCCACGTTGGTAGCTGCGTCCGCGGCTTTCAATGTGCCACTCCGGGATCTGTTTCCTGATTCTGATGAGGAGGACACCAGCAACAAGTGA
- a CDS encoding sigma 54-interacting transcriptional regulator, translating into MPTASSPIHRRVLLQFAGSQRNSRGRRHRPGLELSIRNITGHGPFDDVVVLYKTDDAAVEQVAHALVEDIQRERPRSRSKPLALGVGSTWKDPSRRSEAQKPIRQFLESFLQQFGSRLATTEFFVSTVTGTPAQWTQLLEGLEQEGATTSLIRQRKEGHFEFLRIHPMEGVAQRQPPGQQLRLLGNSPFAWDVLLTGPTGVGKSRAAKGLHASWAKNLARPGALKRINCAGIPADLLEAELFGHQKGSFTGAIADRDGLFRSADRGTVFLDEVGELPLALQAKLLTAIEPQNEKGRWVRRIRPVGGEDEFVADVRLVLGTHRNLWEEASAGRFRVDLLGRISTHVVALPSLTQVRHRILGAYLDRLEQMEQHVAHQAGGPVSFVLHREALDAIQDFALSAESQWTWNYRDVEQSAERLALLAWSHRRGKAKRVGIGMDIVTKEIHFLQERWSSMPGNREREKGTWADLEEAMRAGGVDSLSELERWETRWLLQARRATRNQADAWRWIQERNLLPFHGGREKGNPTDSFKKRWDRYAEYWKEALNPTPRQALPSSIKED; encoded by the coding sequence ATGCCCACCGCATCGTCGCCCATCCACCGCCGGGTCCTGCTCCAGTTCGCCGGCTCTCAGCGCAATTCCCGAGGGAGGCGGCACCGCCCGGGCCTCGAGCTTTCCATCCGGAACATCACGGGCCATGGCCCCTTCGATGACGTGGTGGTGCTCTACAAGACGGACGATGCCGCCGTGGAGCAGGTTGCCCATGCGCTGGTTGAAGACATCCAGCGAGAAAGACCTCGCTCCCGGAGCAAGCCCCTCGCCCTGGGCGTGGGGAGTACCTGGAAGGACCCCTCGCGCAGAAGCGAGGCCCAGAAGCCCATCCGCCAGTTCCTTGAGTCGTTCCTGCAGCAGTTTGGCTCCCGGCTCGCGACCACGGAGTTCTTCGTTTCGACCGTGACCGGGACGCCCGCGCAGTGGACGCAACTCCTCGAAGGACTCGAACAGGAAGGCGCGACGACCTCGTTGATCCGGCAGCGGAAGGAAGGCCACTTCGAGTTCCTCCGCATCCACCCCATGGAAGGCGTGGCCCAGCGACAGCCCCCCGGGCAGCAACTCCGGCTGCTCGGCAACTCTCCTTTCGCCTGGGACGTCCTGCTGACGGGTCCGACAGGGGTGGGCAAGTCGCGCGCCGCGAAGGGGCTGCACGCGAGCTGGGCGAAGAACCTGGCACGGCCCGGAGCCCTCAAGCGCATCAACTGCGCTGGCATTCCCGCGGACCTGCTGGAGGCAGAGCTGTTCGGCCACCAAAAGGGTTCTTTCACTGGAGCCATCGCCGACCGAGACGGCCTCTTCCGCTCCGCGGACCGTGGGACGGTCTTCCTCGACGAAGTCGGAGAGCTGCCTCTGGCGCTGCAAGCCAAGCTGCTCACCGCCATCGAACCGCAGAACGAGAAGGGACGATGGGTCCGCCGCATCCGCCCCGTGGGTGGAGAGGACGAATTCGTCGCGGATGTCCGGCTCGTGCTCGGCACCCATCGCAACCTCTGGGAGGAAGCATCCGCGGGCCGCTTCCGTGTCGACCTGCTCGGGAGGATCTCGACCCATGTGGTGGCCCTGCCCTCGCTGACCCAGGTCCGGCACCGGATCCTGGGCGCCTACCTGGATCGCCTGGAGCAAATGGAGCAGCACGTCGCCCACCAGGCCGGTGGACCGGTGAGCTTCGTCCTCCACCGTGAAGCCCTGGATGCCATCCAGGACTTCGCCCTCTCGGCTGAGAGCCAATGGACCTGGAACTACCGCGACGTGGAGCAGTCCGCGGAGCGGCTGGCGCTCCTGGCCTGGTCTCACAGACGAGGGAAGGCCAAACGCGTAGGAATTGGCATGGACATCGTGACGAAGGAGATTCACTTCCTTCAGGAGCGCTGGAGCTCGATGCCCGGAAATAGGGAGCGGGAGAAAGGCACCTGGGCGGACCTGGAAGAAGCCATGCGTGCTGGCGGAGTGGATTCGCTCTCGGAGCTCGAGCGATGGGAGACACGTTGGCTCCTCCAGGCCAGGCGAGCCACTCGAAACCAGGCGGACGCCTGGCGCTGGATACAAGAGCGCAACCTCTTGCCCTTCCACGGTGGGCGAGAGAAAGGAAATCCCACGGACTCATTCAAGAAGCGATGGGACCGGTACGCTGAATACTGGAAGGAGGCGCTCAATCCCACCCCGCGTCAAGCGCTGCCCTCTTCCATCAAAGAGGACTGA
- a CDS encoding helix-turn-helix domain-containing protein yields the protein MPTGKPAVKRGRSEVWTRGPTARAIKRELRRLGERLRELRLEQGLTQEQAAEAIGVHPKHIIKMEQGAANVTVATLVAASAAFKVPLRDLFQEAEKEDGGK from the coding sequence GTGCCCACAGGAAAGCCTGCCGTCAAGCGTGGTCGTTCGGAGGTCTGGACGCGAGGTCCGACAGCTCGTGCCATCAAACGGGAGTTGCGGCGACTAGGGGAGCGGCTTCGGGAACTGAGGTTAGAGCAGGGCCTTACCCAGGAACAGGCCGCCGAAGCCATCGGTGTCCATCCGAAGCACATCATCAAGATGGAGCAGGGGGCCGCAAATGTCACGGTGGCCACATTGGTAGCTGCGTCCGCGGCTTTCAAGGTGCCACTCCGGGATCTGTTCCAGGAGGCCGAGAAAGAGGACGGCGGGAAGTGA
- a CDS encoding HEPN domain-containing protein: MMGKQKALTPAELLWRAAAERTLEPRGSKKPWVYGWCSQVHRYSAQALVPFDSERVVRFTQQGVEAIESAVVSLLRQASFRAIWDEEEIWGIVASMVATLPMDGMEQHVRDELDKRLKHLMSPGPSLVVFPVSHVGWKGAPIVAGNAVIGRLGREWMTVLQGMYGVPVTLAEAGVWWCEDGALSGMESSREQPVVIGVVVSSAGERARRGAESVFEDIVELSMLFEPDLEAQGLFSLRGDAFRPGLRGLQMDRHALGRIGKTCEPVLKELSASIYMQSQARSGVQHSWYGEDPWPLEVFLQNDERRANVVAIMADQGPIARRFKIAAKWYARAYWSSSQQESVLALGIALEALLGESGGGPGAILGERYALLHSDPHERKQAYDHFMKKIYEARSAVAHGRVSNLLDDFHFVRDVALRTAWVAGSLWSWVKKGSLQSEEDHRKLFAELKWGV, translated from the coding sequence ATGATGGGGAAGCAGAAAGCACTGACTCCCGCCGAGCTCCTCTGGCGCGCAGCGGCCGAGCGAACACTGGAACCACGCGGTTCCAAGAAGCCTTGGGTTTACGGCTGGTGCTCGCAAGTACATCGTTACTCAGCACAGGCCCTGGTTCCATTCGACAGCGAGCGGGTTGTCCGCTTCACACAGCAAGGTGTGGAGGCAATCGAGTCAGCCGTCGTGAGCCTGCTCAGGCAGGCCTCTTTTCGGGCGATCTGGGACGAAGAGGAGATCTGGGGCATCGTTGCATCAATGGTTGCGACGCTCCCCATGGACGGTATGGAGCAGCATGTCCGGGACGAACTGGATAAGCGGCTCAAGCATCTGATGTCCCCGGGTCCAAGCCTGGTTGTGTTTCCGGTCTCTCATGTGGGCTGGAAGGGGGCTCCCATTGTTGCCGGCAATGCCGTAATAGGGCGGTTGGGTCGCGAGTGGATGACTGTACTACAGGGGATGTATGGGGTTCCTGTCACGCTTGCGGAGGCAGGTGTCTGGTGGTGCGAGGATGGCGCTCTCTCTGGGATGGAGTCCTCTCGGGAGCAACCCGTCGTCATTGGGGTCGTAGTGTCTTCGGCCGGAGAGCGAGCCCGCAGGGGTGCCGAGTCGGTATTCGAAGACATTGTTGAGCTGTCCATGTTGTTTGAGCCAGATCTGGAGGCTCAAGGGCTCTTCAGCCTGCGGGGAGATGCCTTTCGTCCAGGACTCAGAGGGCTCCAGATGGACCGACATGCGCTTGGGCGCATTGGTAAAACCTGTGAGCCTGTGCTGAAGGAACTCTCCGCATCCATCTACATGCAGTCGCAAGCGCGCAGCGGAGTTCAGCATAGCTGGTACGGAGAGGACCCGTGGCCGCTGGAGGTGTTTCTTCAGAATGATGAGCGGCGGGCCAATGTCGTGGCAATCATGGCGGATCAGGGGCCCATCGCCAGGCGATTCAAGATCGCTGCGAAGTGGTACGCGAGGGCCTATTGGTCATCGAGCCAGCAAGAGTCTGTATTGGCTCTGGGTATTGCATTGGAAGCCCTTCTCGGGGAGAGTGGGGGAGGACCCGGGGCCATCCTTGGTGAAAGATACGCCTTGCTGCACTCTGACCCGCACGAACGCAAGCAGGCCTATGACCATTTCATGAAGAAGATCTACGAGGCGCGAAGTGCTGTGGCCCACGGCAGGGTATCAAATCTCTTGGACGATTTTCATTTCGTCAGGGACGTTGCCCTGCGTACGGCCTGGGTTGCAGGCTCTCTGTGGAGTTGGGTGAAGAAGGGCAGTCTTCAGAGTGAAGAAGACCACCGCAAGCTATTTGCCGAGCTCAAATGGGGAGTGTAG